From the Gallaecimonas mangrovi genome, one window contains:
- a CDS encoding YfhL family 4Fe-4S dicluster ferredoxin has protein sequence MALMIDADCINCDMCEPECPNKAIAMGPAIYEIDESRCTECVGHYQEPQCVKACPIDCIAQGKIETQSTLLARFSSLWP, from the coding sequence TGATTGCATCAACTGCGACATGTGTGAGCCAGAATGCCCCAACAAAGCCATTGCCATGGGCCCGGCCATTTATGAAATTGATGAAAGTCGCTGCACCGAATGCGTTGGCCACTACCAGGAACCCCAGTGCGTGAAAGCCTGCCCTATCGATTGCATCGCCCAGGGAAAAATTGAAACGCAAAGCACCTTGTTAGCGCGTTTTTCCTCTCTCTGGCCATAA
- a CDS encoding lipid-binding SYLF domain-containing protein, translated as MKIRDLSLAAGLVALLAGCTTTGNTPAEKRQAVLSMQQQTLARLYKKYPNAKTQIANAYGYGVFDLANQNLILLSTSGGYGVLTDKTGHHTYMRMGGGGIGVGLGIKDYSEVIIFKHKADFDRFRDHGWDASAQAEATAKANDNGGEAAANQSVDLDVRTYQLTESGIALQATIGAAKYWRWDELN; from the coding sequence ATGAAAATCCGTGACCTTTCCCTCGCCGCTGGCCTGGTAGCCCTGCTCGCAGGCTGCACTACCACCGGTAATACCCCAGCCGAAAAACGCCAGGCCGTGCTCAGCATGCAGCAGCAAACGCTAGCCAGGCTCTATAAGAAATACCCCAACGCCAAAACACAAATTGCCAATGCCTACGGCTATGGGGTGTTCGACCTTGCCAACCAAAACCTAATTTTGCTTTCCACCTCTGGCGGCTATGGCGTGCTGACCGATAAAACCGGGCACCACACCTATATGCGCATGGGCGGTGGCGGTATCGGCGTAGGGCTTGGCATTAAAGACTACAGCGAAGTGATTATCTTCAAACATAAAGCCGATTTCGATCGCTTTCGCGACCACGGCTGGGACGCCTCTGCCCAGGCAGAAGCTACCGCCAAAGCCAATGATAACGGCGGTGAAGCGGCAGCCAACCAGTCGGTCGATTTAGATGTGCGCACCTATCAGCTCACCGAATCCGGTATCGCCTTGCAAGCTACCATTGGTGCCGCCAAATACTGGCGCTGGGATGAATTAAACTAA
- a CDS encoding methyl-accepting chemotaxis protein, protein MRNNLPVTDSEVLVPEGEELVSTTDLRGVITYANETFLKISGFSAEELIGQPHNIVRHPDMPPAAFADIWSKLKAGRPWRGLVKNRCKDGRYYWVDAYLTPLMEGNQCVGYQSVRRRPGRHLIEKAEKAYTKLNKGEKIRKLVDLRGFSFSALPIIILGLISLFSFGWVTALTFCIGGLVSAIGIFVWLRPLWVLDEQATAHHDLHLSQAIYVGQGFGAGMRFDAMMNASRNAAMLGRTRDATSSLTQVSNNLVHSVTHTRKEVHAQEDEANQMAVAINQLTATIEEIARSSQNTSDEVRDTHQQCDSARSALRDSTGRINKLQSDVEESARAAEALQQETQKVTSIMGEIEGIADQTNLLALNAAIEAARAGEHGRGFAVVADEVRALSSRTQQSAGDIRGSLSGMRSMLESWQELMERNREHAQSCVDGTQNVTDILDDIFHRVAEINDLAAQIATSAEEQNAVAHEVNDNIQRLKDLAISTSQAMDDLEKSGLLLNQNTARIDGLAKTFG, encoded by the coding sequence ATGCGTAACAATCTCCCTGTCACTGATTCAGAAGTGCTGGTACCTGAGGGAGAAGAGTTGGTTTCAACCACCGATCTGCGTGGTGTTATCACTTATGCCAATGAAACATTTCTAAAAATTTCCGGATTTAGCGCCGAAGAACTGATTGGCCAGCCGCACAACATTGTGCGCCATCCCGATATGCCGCCAGCGGCCTTTGCCGACATTTGGAGCAAGCTTAAAGCGGGCCGCCCTTGGCGTGGCTTGGTTAAAAACCGCTGTAAAGATGGCCGCTACTACTGGGTTGATGCCTATCTCACCCCGCTGATGGAAGGCAACCAGTGTGTGGGCTATCAGTCGGTGCGCCGCCGCCCTGGCCGTCACCTCATTGAAAAAGCGGAAAAGGCCTACACCAAGCTCAATAAAGGCGAAAAAATTCGCAAATTGGTGGATTTACGCGGCTTTTCCTTTAGCGCCTTACCGATCATCATCCTTGGCCTCATCAGCTTATTTAGCTTCGGCTGGGTCACTGCCCTCACCTTCTGTATTGGCGGCTTGGTATCGGCCATCGGCATTTTTGTCTGGCTACGGCCGCTGTGGGTACTCGATGAACAGGCCACCGCACACCACGATTTGCATCTCTCGCAAGCCATTTATGTAGGCCAGGGTTTTGGGGCCGGCATGCGCTTTGATGCGATGATGAATGCCTCACGTAATGCCGCCATGCTCGGCAGAACCCGTGACGCCACCAGTTCACTCACGCAAGTGTCAAACAACTTAGTGCATTCGGTCACCCACACCCGCAAAGAAGTGCACGCTCAGGAAGACGAGGCGAACCAAATGGCGGTGGCCATCAACCAGCTTACCGCCACCATTGAAGAAATAGCCCGTTCCAGCCAGAACACCTCTGACGAAGTTCGCGATACCCACCAGCAATGTGATAGTGCCCGTAGCGCCCTGCGCGACTCCACAGGCCGCATCAACAAACTGCAAAGCGACGTGGAAGAATCAGCCCGTGCCGCCGAGGCCTTGCAGCAGGAAACCCAAAAAGTCACCAGCATTATGGGTGAAATTGAAGGTATTGCTGACCAAACCAACTTGCTGGCATTAAATGCTGCCATTGAAGCAGCCAGGGCCGGTGAACACGGCCGCGGCTTTGCCGTGGTTGCCGACGAGGTACGCGCGCTTTCCAGCCGCACCCAACAGTCAGCCGGTGATATTCGCGGTAGCCTCAGCGGTATGCGCAGTATGCTCGAATCCTGGCAAGAATTGATGGAGCGTAACCGGGAACACGCACAAAGCTGCGTTGACGGTACCCAAAACGTCACCGACATTCTTGATGACATCTTCCACCGGGTGGCTGAAATTAACGACTTGGCCGCGCAAATTGCCACCTCGGCCGAGGAACAAAACGCCGTGGCTCATGAAGTGAATGACAACATTCAGCGTTTAAAAGACCTGGCCATCAGCACTTCGCAAGCGATGGACGATTTGGAAAAAAGCGGTTTGCTACTGAACCAAAACACCGCCCGTATCGACGGTTTAGCAAAGACCTTCGGCTGA
- a CDS encoding HAD family hydrolase, whose translation MTASQHVAVFDLDHTLIDTDSANGFALWTHQNGLWPLPDLKAQLARWHQLYVAGQLPVAEYLAFITSPLAGKSTEEVASWVEAFAKEEVLPKVRQQAMARVKQHQDSGHRVIVASATISPIVEGICRLLALNEVIATDLAVDNGLFTGGVAGVPSLGQGKAWRVASHLQGKPGTLTAYSDSINDLALLSLADQAEVVTPDPKLAAIAEVKGWPVHHWQ comes from the coding sequence ATGACGGCCAGTCAGCATGTTGCAGTCTTTGACCTGGACCACACCCTAATCGACACCGACAGTGCCAACGGCTTTGCCTTGTGGACGCACCAAAACGGCCTGTGGCCACTACCTGACCTCAAAGCGCAGTTGGCCCGTTGGCACCAGCTTTATGTTGCCGGGCAATTGCCGGTGGCTGAGTACCTGGCCTTTATTACCTCGCCACTGGCAGGCAAAAGCACCGAGGAAGTGGCAAGCTGGGTTGAGGCTTTTGCAAAAGAAGAGGTGCTACCGAAAGTACGCCAACAAGCCATGGCCAGAGTCAAACAGCACCAAGACAGTGGCCACCGCGTTATTGTGGCCTCGGCGACCATCAGCCCTATTGTTGAAGGTATTTGCCGCTTGCTAGCGCTTAACGAGGTGATTGCCACCGATTTGGCCGTTGATAACGGCCTCTTTACCGGCGGCGTCGCTGGGGTGCCGAGCCTTGGCCAAGGCAAAGCCTGGCGGGTGGCGAGCCACTTACAGGGTAAACCAGGCACCTTGACCGCTTATTCGGATTCTATCAACGACCTGGCGTTGTTGAGCCTGGCAGACCAGGCCGAAGTGGTGACCCCGGACCCCAAACTGGCGGCCATTGCCGAAGTGAAAGGCTGGCCTGTTCATCACTGGCAATAA
- the gpt gene encoding xanthine phosphoribosyltransferase produces the protein MTKKYLVTWEAFHQAARELAAKQLPAEQWQGIVAVTRGGMAPALVLARELGIHNVDTVCISSYDHDNQRGLNMIKSASEAVGDGAGWLVVDDLVDSGNTARALREMYPKAKLITVFAKPSGKPLVDEYVIDIAQDTWIEQPWDMGPAFQAPLSGRD, from the coding sequence ATGACAAAGAAATACCTGGTTACCTGGGAAGCGTTTCATCAGGCCGCCCGTGAGCTGGCCGCCAAACAGTTGCCCGCAGAGCAGTGGCAAGGCATTGTGGCCGTGACCCGTGGTGGTATGGCGCCAGCGCTGGTGTTGGCAAGGGAGCTTGGCATTCACAACGTCGATACCGTCTGTATCTCGTCTTACGACCATGATAACCAGCGCGGCCTGAATATGATCAAGTCAGCCAGTGAAGCGGTGGGTGATGGTGCCGGTTGGCTGGTGGTTGACGATTTAGTGGACAGCGGTAACACCGCCCGGGCGCTGCGGGAAATGTACCCCAAGGCGAAGCTTATTACCGTCTTTGCCAAACCTTCTGGCAAGCCGCTCGTTGACGAATATGTGATTGATATTGCTCAGGACACCTGGATTGAGCAGCCCTGGGATATGGGCCCTGCCTTCCAGGCGCCACTTTCTGGGCGCGATTAA
- a CDS encoding NCS2 family permease: MLEKLFKLRELGTNIRREVIAGITTFLTMAYIIVVNPSVLEKTGMDHGAVFVATCLAAAFGCFVMGFLANYPIALAPGMGLNAFFTYTVVQQNGYSWETALGCVFFSGCIFVLLSLFRIREWIINSIPGALKVGIAAGIGLFLALIGLINAHIVVGQHETLVTLGDLSQPSVILAIVGFFLIVALEAHRVRGGVLIAILLITALGIITGQVQYHGVVSAPPSIMPTLAKMDISGAFHLSMLSVIFAFLFVDLFDTSGTLLAVAQKADLLDKKGNLPRLSKALLADSTATIVGATLGTSTTTSYVESSAGVAAGGRSGLTAVTVGVLFLLSLFFAPLAKMVPSFATAGALVYVAVLMMGSLRHLQWDDLTETVPAAVVLVMMPLTYSIATGIALGFISYAVVKALAGRFKEISPTVLVLAILFFCKFAFGG; encoded by the coding sequence ATGCTCGAAAAACTGTTCAAGCTCCGCGAACTGGGCACTAACATCCGTCGGGAAGTGATCGCCGGGATCACCACCTTCCTGACCATGGCCTATATCATTGTTGTAAACCCGTCGGTTTTGGAAAAAACCGGTATGGACCATGGCGCCGTTTTCGTTGCCACCTGTCTAGCGGCAGCCTTTGGCTGTTTTGTGATGGGCTTTTTGGCGAACTACCCCATTGCTCTGGCGCCGGGTATGGGCCTTAACGCCTTCTTTACCTACACCGTAGTGCAGCAAAATGGTTACAGCTGGGAAACCGCGCTGGGCTGCGTGTTTTTCTCCGGCTGTATCTTCGTGCTGCTGTCGCTGTTTCGCATTCGCGAGTGGATAATCAACTCCATTCCCGGTGCCTTGAAGGTAGGTATTGCTGCCGGTATTGGCCTATTTCTGGCACTAATCGGCCTTATTAACGCCCATATTGTGGTGGGGCAGCACGAGACCCTGGTGACCTTGGGCGATTTATCCCAGCCATCGGTGATTTTAGCCATCGTCGGTTTCTTTTTGATTGTGGCACTGGAAGCCCATCGGGTCAGAGGCGGTGTGCTGATCGCCATTTTGCTGATAACTGCCCTTGGTATTATTACCGGCCAGGTGCAATACCACGGTGTGGTGTCTGCGCCGCCTTCAATCATGCCCACTTTGGCGAAAATGGACATCAGCGGTGCTTTTCATCTGAGCATGTTGTCGGTCATTTTTGCGTTCCTGTTCGTTGACCTTTTTGACACCTCCGGTACCCTGCTAGCCGTGGCACAAAAGGCTGACTTGTTAGACAAAAAAGGCAACTTGCCGCGCCTATCAAAAGCGTTATTGGCTGACAGCACAGCCACCATTGTCGGTGCCACCTTGGGTACCTCAACCACCACCTCTTATGTGGAAAGCTCTGCCGGGGTTGCCGCCGGTGGCCGCAGTGGCCTAACCGCAGTGACGGTCGGGGTGTTGTTCCTGTTGTCGCTGTTTTTTGCGCCTTTGGCGAAAATGGTGCCGTCTTTTGCCACCGCCGGTGCCTTGGTGTATGTGGCGGTGTTGATGATGGGTAGCCTTCGCCACTTACAATGGGATGATTTAACCGAAACTGTCCCGGCGGCAGTGGTGCTGGTAATGATGCCGCTGACCTACTCCATTGCCACCGGTATTGCCCTTGGTTTTATCAGCTACGCGGTGGTGAAGGCCCTGGCTGGCCGGTTCAAGGAAATCAGCCCAACGGTGTTGGTATTGGCAATTTTGTTTTTCTGTAAATTTGCGTTTGGTGGTTAA
- the pstB gene encoding phosphate ABC transporter ATP-binding protein PstB: MSQVALIQDYQASPLKKRMDVQGLSFFYGKDKQALFDVSLPIYKNRVTAMIGPSGCGKSTLLRCMNRIYELYPGQRAEGHVMLDELCLLTGKVNLNDLRAKVGMVFQKPTPFPMSIYDNIAFGIKLYERLSKKEMDKRVREALEHAQLWNEVKDKLTSDASSLSGGQQQRLCIARTIALKPEVILMDEPTSALDPIATQGIEDLINDLRKHYTIVIVTHNMQQAQRISDFTAFMYLGELIEFGETEQVFKKPVNQRTKDYVQGTFG, from the coding sequence ATGAGCCAGGTCGCCTTAATCCAAGATTACCAAGCCTCTCCTTTGAAAAAGCGTATGGACGTACAAGGCCTGAGCTTTTTCTACGGTAAAGACAAGCAAGCGCTGTTTGATGTTAGCTTGCCTATCTATAAAAACCGGGTCACGGCCATGATTGGACCTTCCGGTTGCGGCAAGTCAACGCTGCTGCGCTGTATGAACCGCATTTATGAACTCTACCCCGGCCAACGTGCCGAAGGCCATGTAATGCTGGACGAGCTTTGCCTGCTAACTGGCAAAGTAAACCTCAATGACCTGCGGGCCAAAGTGGGAATGGTGTTCCAAAAGCCAACCCCGTTCCCGATGAGCATCTACGACAACATCGCTTTTGGTATCAAGCTCTACGAGCGCTTGTCCAAAAAAGAGATGGATAAACGGGTACGTGAAGCACTGGAACATGCCCAGCTGTGGAACGAAGTGAAAGACAAACTGACTTCTGACGCCTCTAGCCTGTCTGGCGGTCAGCAACAGCGGCTTTGTATTGCCCGTACCATTGCCCTCAAGCCTGAGGTGATTTTGATGGACGAGCCAACGTCGGCACTGGACCCCATTGCGACCCAAGGCATCGAAGATTTGATTAACGATCTGCGTAAGCACTACACCATTGTTATCGTTACCCACAACATGCAGCAGGCACAGCGGATCTCTGATTTCACCGCCTTTATGTACTTGGGCGAGCTGATCGAGTTTGGCGAAACCGAACAGGTTTTCAAAAAACCGGTTAATCAGCGCACCAAAGATTATGTGCAAGGCACATTTGGTTAA
- the pstA gene encoding phosphate ABC transporter permease PstA, with the protein MIMRKVKNVFFKGFCVCSTLLGLGVLVVILATLFEKGMAGMSWSLFTEVTPGPGGEGGLANAIMGSLIMTALGILLATPIGVLAGTWLAEFGQHSKTADIIRFLNGMLMSAPSILIGLFVYQLVVVFMGHFSGWAGSIALAIIALPIIISTTEEMLKLVPRNLREAGAGLGTPRWKVIVSLCYRSVGTGIVTGILLSVARISGETAPLLFTALNSSFMTLNPNEPMANLPVTIYQFAMSPYDSWNQLAWSGALLITMAILALNVLSRALPQLKKRRS; encoded by the coding sequence ATGATCATGCGTAAAGTAAAGAATGTTTTCTTTAAAGGTTTTTGCGTCTGCTCAACGCTGTTGGGCTTAGGCGTACTGGTGGTGATTTTAGCCACGCTCTTTGAAAAGGGAATGGCCGGTATGAGCTGGTCGCTCTTTACCGAAGTCACCCCGGGCCCGGGCGGCGAGGGCGGTTTGGCCAACGCCATTATGGGCAGCCTTATCATGACAGCGCTGGGTATTTTGCTGGCAACCCCCATTGGGGTGTTGGCAGGCACCTGGTTGGCTGAATTTGGCCAGCACTCCAAAACCGCCGATATCATCCGCTTTTTAAACGGCATGTTGATGAGCGCCCCGTCGATTTTGATAGGCCTGTTTGTTTATCAGTTGGTGGTGGTGTTTATGGGGCACTTTTCTGGCTGGGCGGGTAGCATTGCCCTGGCTATTATTGCGCTGCCCATCATCATCAGTACCACCGAAGAAATGCTGAAACTGGTGCCCCGTAACCTGCGTGAAGCCGGTGCCGGCCTTGGCACACCCCGCTGGAAAGTCATTGTTAGCCTGTGCTACCGCTCGGTCGGTACCGGTATTGTGACCGGTATTTTGCTGTCGGTGGCGCGGATCAGTGGTGAAACCGCTCCATTGCTGTTTACCGCACTCAACTCCAGCTTTATGACCCTGAACCCCAATGAGCCCATGGCCAACCTGCCGGTCACTATCTACCAGTTTGCCATGAGCCCTTACGATTCCTGGAACCAATTAGCCTGGTCAGGCGCGCTGCTGATCACCATGGCTATTTTGGCTTTGAATGTTTTGTCGCGGGCGCTGCCCCAACTGAAAAAACGGAGGTCCTGA
- the pstC gene encoding phosphate ABC transporter permease subunit PstC, whose product MKALLLKAFPVDGDDFFRKASWASAGLIAVLMFALLISLVTGAWPALEKFGLGFFTSTEWNPVTKNFGAANALYGTLVSSVIAVALALPVGIGVAIFLSELCPKWLSKPLSIAIELLAAVPSIIYGMWGLFVFAPWFSGGFQIWAGEHLADLPVIGNFFSGPPMGVGLLTSGIILAFMILPILTSLIKEALSTVPGVLREATYGIGATQYEVIAKVLLPAIKGPIFGALILALGRALGETMAITFVIGGAQSIEMSLFMPATSISATIAEQFNEATGDIHIASLIGLGLVLFLITFIVMGTARVLLRRNRQ is encoded by the coding sequence ATGAAAGCATTACTGCTCAAGGCATTCCCAGTGGATGGCGATGACTTCTTCCGAAAGGCCAGTTGGGCCAGCGCCGGCTTAATTGCGGTGCTGATGTTCGCTTTGCTTATCTCCCTGGTAACAGGGGCATGGCCAGCGTTAGAAAAGTTCGGTTTGGGCTTTTTTACCAGCACTGAATGGAACCCGGTTACCAAGAACTTTGGTGCCGCCAACGCTTTATACGGCACCCTGGTTTCCTCAGTTATCGCGGTGGCATTGGCGTTGCCTGTCGGTATCGGTGTTGCCATCTTCTTGTCAGAGCTTTGCCCCAAGTGGCTGTCCAAGCCATTGTCTATTGCTATTGAGTTGTTGGCTGCTGTGCCCAGCATCATTTACGGCATGTGGGGCCTGTTCGTGTTTGCCCCTTGGTTCTCGGGCGGCTTTCAAATTTGGGCCGGTGAGCATTTGGCCGACCTGCCAGTGATTGGCAACTTCTTCAGCGGGCCGCCCATGGGCGTGGGTTTGCTGACATCAGGTATTATCCTGGCGTTTATGATCCTGCCTATTCTCACCTCTCTGATTAAAGAAGCCTTGAGCACGGTACCTGGGGTACTGCGTGAAGCCACCTACGGTATCGGTGCCACCCAATACGAAGTGATTGCCAAGGTCTTGTTGCCTGCCATCAAGGGCCCCATTTTCGGCGCGCTGATCCTCGCGCTGGGACGGGCCCTCGGTGAAACCATGGCCATTACCTTTGTGATTGGTGGTGCCCAAAGTATCGAAATGAGCCTGTTTATGCCGGCTACTTCTATCTCTGCCACCATTGCCGAGCAGTTCAACGAAGCGACCGGTGATATTCATATCGCTTCTCTGATTGGTCTGGGCCTGGTGCTGTTCCTTATCACCTTCATCGTTATGGGTACCGCTCGCGTGCTGCTGCGGAGGAACCGCCAATGA
- the pstS gene encoding phosphate ABC transporter substrate-binding protein PstS, producing MKKLLKGVVLSCAVLGSASALADTVINGAGATFPYPVYAKWAEQYNKETGVKLNYQAIGSGGGIKQIIANTVDFGASDAPLDKSELDKQGLVQFPAVMGAIVAVVNVPGVKAGELKMSGAVLADIYMGKIKSWDDAALKSLNPGVKLPHMPIYAVHRSDGSGTSFNFTDFLSRVSPEWKSSVGVGKEVAWPREAHQLGGKGNAGVANFVKRTRGAIGYVEFAYATTNHLTYTQMQNKAGDFVEPTMSAFQAAAANADWSHAPGFKLILNDQPGATSWPMTAATFILMHKEQAKPDTAKEVLKFFQWGYEHGDKLATDLDYVPMPDNVVHMIETMWNKDIKSSNGQAIYQ from the coding sequence ATGAAGAAGTTGCTTAAAGGTGTGGTACTTAGCTGCGCTGTTCTGGGTTCGGCCTCTGCACTTGCAGACACTGTTATTAACGGTGCCGGTGCTACCTTCCCTTACCCTGTTTACGCCAAATGGGCTGAGCAATATAACAAGGAAACCGGCGTCAAACTGAACTACCAAGCTATCGGTTCTGGTGGCGGTATCAAGCAAATCATTGCTAACACCGTCGATTTCGGTGCTTCCGATGCGCCATTGGACAAATCTGAGCTGGATAAACAAGGTCTGGTTCAATTCCCGGCGGTAATGGGTGCCATTGTCGCTGTTGTTAATGTCCCCGGTGTTAAAGCCGGTGAATTAAAAATGTCAGGTGCCGTTCTGGCCGACATCTATATGGGCAAAATCAAATCTTGGGATGACGCAGCGCTGAAAAGCCTGAACCCAGGTGTGAAGCTGCCACATATGCCTATCTACGCTGTGCACCGCTCTGACGGTTCCGGCACTAGCTTTAACTTCACCGATTTTCTGAGCCGCGTCTCCCCCGAGTGGAAATCCAGTGTTGGTGTAGGTAAAGAAGTGGCGTGGCCGAGAGAAGCGCATCAGCTGGGCGGTAAAGGTAACGCTGGTGTGGCTAACTTCGTTAAGCGTACTCGCGGTGCTATCGGTTATGTTGAGTTCGCTTATGCCACCACTAACCACCTGACCTACACCCAAATGCAGAACAAAGCGGGTGACTTTGTTGAGCCGACTATGTCTGCTTTCCAAGCCGCTGCTGCTAACGCTGACTGGAGCCACGCGCCTGGCTTCAAACTGATTTTGAACGACCAGCCTGGTGCCACTTCCTGGCCGATGACGGCTGCCACTTTCATCCTGATGCACAAAGAACAGGCTAAGCCTGACACCGCCAAGGAAGTACTGAAGTTCTTCCAGTGGGGTTATGAGCACGGTGACAAGCTGGCAACCGACCTGGATTACGTACCGATGCCGGATAACGTTGTGCACATGATTGAAACCATGTGGAACAAGGACATTAAATCCAGCAATGGCCAAGCAATTTACCAGTAA